A genomic region of Mesobacillus jeotgali contains the following coding sequences:
- a CDS encoding DUF58 domain-containing protein, with amino-acid sequence MKKYFQKFKEIWKLIVLLLLILITFSYAMFQGGFVSWFLFYSFLPFALYALGLAFYSIKDIKAERVFTKQEYNAGEKFKASIVLERKLGFPLFYAIGEEEAGDTLTGNRDLQKAKTMLFPGFNRVFGFDYSIENLPRGEHTLMGIKLKTGDPLGLIEKEKVLPVETKILVYPAYQDMVYRPVAHHFDQGMTASKERVQRDTSMAIGVREYQPGDRFSWINWKATARRNDIMTKEFEQRQSHDVVILMDCAPEPRFEVVVSFTASVIRAILRKGAQVGLLTLSAERKAFPARGGEAHQQQLLHHLAKIQDGSPVPFDRVLEAESFLAQQNNSIMLITAQLTKELIEKAAFYNQRNASVSIFLIKNGQESPTKTEKNLRASANARGIRLVMVHDGQFAEAFSEVNKG; translated from the coding sequence ATGAAAAAATATTTCCAAAAGTTCAAAGAAATTTGGAAGCTCATCGTTTTACTGTTATTGATCTTGATCACGTTTTCCTATGCGATGTTCCAGGGAGGATTTGTCAGCTGGTTCCTGTTTTACAGCTTTTTGCCATTTGCTCTTTACGCCCTTGGTCTCGCTTTTTATTCCATCAAGGATATCAAGGCGGAAAGGGTATTTACGAAACAGGAATATAACGCTGGCGAGAAGTTCAAGGCTAGCATTGTGCTTGAAAGGAAACTGGGATTCCCGCTGTTTTATGCGATTGGGGAAGAAGAGGCCGGTGATACACTTACGGGGAACAGGGATTTACAAAAGGCGAAAACGATGTTGTTTCCTGGATTCAACCGGGTATTCGGTTTTGACTATTCGATTGAAAACCTTCCTCGAGGTGAGCATACATTAATGGGCATCAAGTTGAAAACAGGGGACCCGCTTGGATTAATTGAAAAAGAAAAGGTATTGCCAGTTGAAACCAAGATCCTGGTTTATCCTGCTTATCAGGATATGGTTTATAGGCCGGTTGCCCATCATTTTGACCAGGGGATGACCGCCTCAAAGGAGCGAGTCCAGCGTGATACATCGATGGCAATCGGTGTCCGTGAATACCAGCCGGGAGACCGCTTTTCGTGGATCAACTGGAAGGCTACTGCAAGGCGGAATGATATTATGACGAAGGAATTCGAACAGAGGCAGTCACATGATGTGGTCATTTTAATGGATTGTGCCCCTGAACCTCGTTTTGAAGTCGTCGTTTCTTTCACAGCTTCGGTTATCAGGGCAATTTTACGAAAAGGCGCACAGGTAGGCTTATTGACATTAAGCGCTGAACGCAAGGCGTTTCCGGCACGCGGCGGGGAAGCCCACCAGCAACAGCTTCTCCATCACCTTGCTAAAATTCAGGATGGGAGCCCCGTCCCGTTTGACCGGGTTCTTGAGGCGGAGAGCTTTTTAGCGCAGCAGAACAATTCAATTATGCTGATTACCGCCCAACTGACGAAAGAGTTGATTGAAAAAGCTGCCTTCTATAATCAAAGAAACGCATCGGTGAGCATCTTCCTGATTAAAAATGGCCAGGAATCCCCGACAAAAACGGAGAAGAATTTAAGAGCCTCGGCAAATGCCAGGGGAATCCGGCTAGTCATGGTACATGATGGCCAGTTCGCGGAAGCCTTCTCGGAGGTGAATAAAGGTTGA
- a CDS encoding transglutaminase TgpA family protein, whose product MRIDKSKKDVTFFLLYIFSFLLLWEWLRPLEELTDTGHLGVFLGFVFVSLMMSYFNMPILPSALLKIIIVLYSIHFMYFEGTFFSLEWFGQLINEVIANSVVIVNAEWTEISNVFRTLLFFTLLWLMAYLIQYWLINRKQIFVFFFMTLVYITVLDTFSPYEADAAIVRTVIAGFAVMGILAYYRIADKEVVKKNLESAKKWMIPLVAMIVLSVGIGYAAPKADPIWPDPVPFITSYNEDSGDGKGGVKKVGYGTDDSALGGPFIGDDRVVFTAEADGRHYWRIETKDVYTGKGWITDKGTAMPVEFLPEQNIPMQPFEEEVKTEQRTSRVTPKIGYPHLVYPLGVTQVEASAGNSTLQFSLDPTTEKITSKADGQEGSIGPYSLNFDHPVYSVEKLKAAGPEELAEEFAFVSKYTQVPEELPERVVELAEKITKDKVTWLEKAQAIEKYFRSNEFVYDQTLVAVPEENQDYVDQFLFETKRGYCDNFSTSMVVMMRSVGIPARWVKGYTEGEYIDTLGNGRRLYEVTNNNAHSWVEGYFPGVGWVPFEPTQGFSNNVQFEYDNKDDSQTQTGQEEEEGTTPAAPEKPEMPEEQAQVDTTKGSFSEGVKNAGAFLKDNLMKIFLTLLVMAVFAAIMYRLRGRWLPVLYILLYKYKKQNKYMEKAYIALLMQLERYGLKREKGQTLRDYANYVDSFFSTNEMRWLTEKYEEYLYRGDKDEEMWQNAKKYWEFMIRKVSA is encoded by the coding sequence TTGAGGATCGATAAATCCAAAAAAGACGTCACTTTCTTTTTACTGTATATTTTCAGCTTTTTACTGCTATGGGAGTGGCTGCGGCCATTGGAGGAATTGACAGATACTGGCCACTTAGGTGTTTTTCTTGGTTTTGTGTTTGTCTCACTGATGATGTCTTACTTCAATATGCCAATTTTGCCGTCTGCTCTCTTAAAAATCATCATCGTCCTTTATTCCATTCACTTTATGTATTTTGAAGGAACATTTTTCAGCCTGGAATGGTTTGGGCAACTGATCAATGAGGTAATCGCCAATTCAGTGGTTATCGTCAATGCCGAATGGACTGAAATTTCGAATGTGTTTCGTACATTGTTGTTCTTTACATTGCTTTGGCTGATGGCATACTTGATACAATATTGGCTGATCAACAGGAAACAAATTTTCGTGTTTTTCTTCATGACGCTGGTTTATATCACGGTGCTGGATACATTCAGTCCTTATGAAGCCGACGCGGCAATTGTCCGGACAGTCATTGCGGGTTTTGCTGTGATGGGAATACTGGCCTATTACCGGATTGCCGATAAGGAAGTAGTGAAGAAGAACCTCGAAAGTGCGAAGAAATGGATGATACCTCTTGTCGCCATGATCGTCTTGAGTGTGGGAATTGGCTATGCAGCTCCAAAGGCTGATCCGATCTGGCCGGACCCTGTCCCGTTCATTACCTCGTATAATGAGGATTCAGGCGATGGCAAAGGCGGCGTAAAAAAAGTCGGCTACGGAACGGATGATTCTGCTCTCGGAGGACCATTCATCGGAGACGACAGGGTTGTTTTCACCGCTGAAGCAGATGGACGCCATTACTGGCGGATTGAGACAAAGGATGTTTATACGGGCAAAGGGTGGATCACGGACAAAGGCACAGCCATGCCGGTAGAATTTCTACCAGAGCAAAACATTCCGATGCAGCCTTTTGAAGAGGAAGTTAAAACGGAACAGCGTACGAGCAGGGTCACTCCGAAGATTGGGTATCCGCACCTTGTTTATCCGCTCGGCGTGACACAAGTGGAAGCATCTGCAGGTAACTCCACCCTCCAATTCAGTCTTGATCCAACAACAGAAAAAATCACGTCAAAGGCTGATGGACAAGAGGGTTCAATTGGGCCATACTCACTTAACTTTGACCACCCTGTGTACAGTGTGGAAAAGCTTAAGGCAGCCGGACCTGAAGAGCTGGCAGAAGAGTTTGCCTTCGTCTCGAAATACACACAGGTACCAGAAGAGCTTCCAGAGCGGGTAGTGGAGCTTGCTGAGAAAATAACGAAAGACAAAGTGACCTGGCTTGAAAAAGCGCAGGCGATTGAGAAGTACTTCCGCTCAAACGAATTTGTATATGATCAAACGCTTGTTGCTGTCCCGGAAGAGAATCAGGATTATGTCGATCAATTCCTGTTTGAAACTAAGCGTGGCTATTGCGACAACTTCTCGACATCGATGGTTGTCATGATGCGTTCGGTTGGCATTCCGGCGCGCTGGGTAAAGGGCTACACTGAAGGCGAATATATCGATACACTCGGGAATGGACGCCGCCTTTATGAGGTCACAAACAACAACGCCCACTCCTGGGTAGAGGGATATTTCCCTGGTGTCGGCTGGGTACCGTTTGAGCCGACGCAAGGCTTTTCAAACAACGTTCAATTTGAGTATGACAATAAAGACGACTCACAAACTCAGACGGGACAAGAAGAAGAGGAAGGTACAACACCTGCTGCTCCTGAAAAACCTGAAATGCCAGAAGAGCAGGCACAGGTTGACACGACAAAGGGTTCTTTTTCCGAAGGCGTGAAAAATGCAGGAGCATTCCTGAAGGATAACCTGATGAAAATATTCCTGACATTACTCGTAATGGCTGTGTTCGCAGCGATCATGTATAGATTGAGAGGAAGGTGGCTTCCTGTCCTGTATATCCTTCTCTATAAGTATAAAAAGCAAAACAAGTACATGGAGAAAGCTTATATTGCCCTATTGATGCAGTTGGAGAGATACGGGCTTAAGAGAGAGAAAGGCCAAACACTGCGCGACTATGCAAATTATGTGGACTCATTCTTCTCGACAAACGAGATGCGCTGGCTCACAGAAAAATATGAAGAGTATTTATACCGCGGCGATAAGGATGAAGAAATGTGGCAGAATGCGAAAAAGTATTGGGAGTTCATGATTAGGAAAGTTAGTGCTTGA
- a CDS encoding AAA family ATPase, protein MNPTVERILGNIDKVMTGKRNVAELSLIALLAGGHVLLEDVPGVGKTMMVRALAKSVSAKFRRIQFTPDLLPSDVTGVSIYNPKEMEFEFRPGPIMGNIILADEINRTSPKTQSALLEGMEEHSVTVDGVTHILGKPFFVMATQNPIDYEGTYPLPEAQLDRFLLKMKMGYPALEEEMEVLNRAQRNLPIEDLQPVVSLEDLRDLQQSIKEVVVDDTLKRYIVELASRTRGHSSVYLGVSPRGSIALMKAAQAYAFIYGRDYVIPDDIQYLAPFVFAHRIILKSESRFEGITTEDVVNRVLARVPVPVQRLVK, encoded by the coding sequence ATGAATCCAACAGTTGAAAGAATTCTAGGAAATATTGATAAGGTCATGACGGGTAAACGTAATGTGGCGGAGCTAAGCTTGATTGCATTGCTTGCCGGCGGCCATGTGCTGCTTGAGGACGTGCCTGGAGTCGGTAAGACGATGATGGTTCGAGCACTGGCGAAGTCTGTGAGCGCCAAGTTCAGGAGGATTCAGTTTACACCAGATCTGTTGCCATCTGATGTGACAGGGGTTTCGATTTACAATCCAAAGGAGATGGAGTTTGAATTCAGGCCAGGTCCCATAATGGGCAATATCATTCTTGCAGATGAAATCAACAGAACCTCTCCGAAGACCCAGTCTGCGCTGCTTGAAGGAATGGAAGAGCATAGTGTGACGGTTGACGGCGTAACCCATATACTTGGCAAGCCATTTTTCGTAATGGCGACACAGAACCCGATTGATTATGAGGGTACATATCCACTGCCGGAAGCACAGCTAGACCGTTTCTTGTTAAAAATGAAAATGGGATATCCTGCACTGGAAGAGGAAATGGAAGTTTTGAACCGGGCGCAGCGGAATCTTCCGATTGAAGACTTGCAGCCTGTTGTTTCACTTGAAGATCTGCGCGATCTGCAGCAGAGTATCAAAGAAGTGGTAGTAGACGATACACTTAAGCGATATATTGTGGAACTGGCTAGCCGTACCCGCGGGCATTCAAGTGTATATCTTGGTGTCAGCCCTCGTGGATCGATCGCTTTGATGAAGGCTGCCCAGGCGTATGCCTTCATTTATGGAAGGGATTACGTCATCCCGGATGATATTCAGTACCTGGCTCCATTTGTTTTCGCCCACAGGATCATTTTAAAATCAGAGTCCAGGTTCGAGGGGATTACAACCGAGGATGTCGTCAACAGAGTGTTGGCGAGAGTGCCTGTCCCGGTCCAAAGGCTCGTGAAGTAA
- a CDS encoding esterase/lipase family protein, which translates to MSLLMVLLLMVPVAAKAGDLGGGSSGTPGTWYVGAEPSWIDPAKSPIVFVHGYNNSASVWWEGNDMYETALANGYQTAFIDLYSDRDMWENGAMLAQKLKVIYDYFGQKKLVVVGYSKGGVDTQTALVHYSAHQYVSNVITLSSPHHGTQLSDLAHSSSAWWLAALLGNNNDATRSLMTGNMKYFRSITDSHSNSTKNRYYTLGGYKWGSFGSALYWGGLYLSSYGSNDGVVTVASSRLPGGSIIREGAWNHTTIREGSYTFSVFKPYTMSEQQAVSSTFLAAESMTERETNQIVKGGKAEKAIKESFVIEDGAESFQMAFLSEKKMTSLKLRGPDGQEYKAAKIEQDKGDFFKGAWVHTFEISKPEDGKWMVTGPAAAYLFVVGVDSPLDVELKKDKNQSMKASYKTKWIKYDRDGKKKLKEAGKGSKAGKVLDGDLTDPGVYNLTTEITGVDAKGKPFERTVIESIYVDENGKTHR; encoded by the coding sequence GGTGCCGGTTGCTGCAAAAGCGGGAGATTTAGGTGGGGGTTCTTCCGGAACTCCAGGAACATGGTATGTAGGCGCAGAACCGTCTTGGATTGACCCGGCTAAATCTCCAATTGTATTTGTCCATGGCTATAATAATTCGGCATCTGTCTGGTGGGAAGGTAATGATATGTATGAAACCGCGCTTGCCAATGGCTATCAGACAGCATTTATCGATCTCTATTCTGATCGGGACATGTGGGAAAATGGGGCGATGTTAGCGCAAAAGCTGAAGGTAATCTATGATTACTTTGGGCAGAAAAAGCTTGTTGTTGTAGGCTATAGCAAGGGAGGAGTCGATACCCAGACAGCACTCGTCCATTACAGCGCGCACCAATATGTATCGAATGTCATTACTCTTTCATCACCTCATCATGGCACGCAGCTTTCAGACCTTGCCCACAGCAGCTCAGCCTGGTGGCTGGCAGCTTTGCTTGGAAACAATAATGATGCGACCCGTTCGCTCATGACAGGAAATATGAAATACTTCCGCAGCATTACGGATAGCCATTCAAACTCTACGAAGAACCGCTACTATACACTAGGCGGTTATAAATGGGGCTCATTCGGCAGCGCCTTATATTGGGGAGGCCTGTATTTAAGCAGCTATGGCTCCAATGATGGTGTCGTCACAGTCGCGAGTTCCCGTTTGCCGGGCGGATCAATCATCAGGGAAGGCGCCTGGAACCATACGACCATTCGTGAAGGATCATATACTTTTTCGGTATTCAAACCATATACAATGTCAGAACAGCAAGCTGTTTCGAGTACTTTCTTAGCTGCCGAGAGCATGACAGAACGTGAGACAAACCAGATTGTAAAAGGCGGCAAAGCTGAAAAAGCAATAAAGGAAAGCTTCGTGATTGAAGATGGAGCAGAAAGCTTCCAAATGGCATTCCTCAGTGAAAAGAAGATGACCTCGCTAAAATTGAGGGGGCCAGATGGACAGGAGTACAAGGCAGCAAAAATTGAACAGGATAAAGGTGACTTCTTTAAAGGAGCCTGGGTCCATACGTTTGAAATCTCAAAACCAGAGGATGGGAAATGGATGGTGACAGGACCAGCCGCGGCATACCTGTTTGTGGTCGGGGTCGACAGTCCTCTTGATGTTGAATTGAAGAAGGATAAAAATCAAAGTATGAAAGCTTCCTATAAAACAAAGTGGATCAAATATGACCGAGATGGCAAAAAGAAGCTAAAAGAAGCGGGGAAAGGATCCAAAGCAGGCAAGGTGCTTGATGGTGATCTCACCGATCCAGGTGTATACAACCTGACAACAGAAATCACGGGAGTTGACGCTAAAGGTAAACCTTTCGAAAGGACCGTCATAGAATCCATCTATGTTGATGAGAATGGAAAGACTCATAGATAG
- the guaA gene encoding glutamine-hydrolyzing GMP synthase: MKTELQDQEKIIVLDFGSQYNQLITRRIREFGVYSELHPHTITAAEIKEMNPKGIIFSGGPNSVYDEGAFRCDEEIFELGLPILGICYGMQLMTMHFGGKVEKAKNREYGKALLTLHNQNRLFEGTPGEQVVWMSHGDLVTMSPPGFTVDGINPSCPIAAMSDESRKLYAVQFHPEVRHSIYGNDLLKNFVFKVCECEGNWSMENFIEIEIEKIRQLVGDKKVLCALSGGVDSSVVAVLIHKAIGDQLTCIFVDHGLLRKDEAEGVMKNLADGFNMNVIKVDAKDRFLSKLEGVSDPEQKRKIIGNEFIYVFDDEAEKLEGIEFLAQGTLYTDIIESGTATAQTIKSHHNVGGLPEDMQFKLIEPLNTLFKDEVRALGTELGMPDEIVWRQPFPGPGLGIRVLGAISEEKLEIVRESDAILRDEIKKAGLDREIWQYFTVLPDIRSVGVMGDARTYDYTIGIRAVTSIDGMTSDWARIPWDVLEVISTRIVNEVDHVNRVVYDITSKPPATIEWE; this comes from the coding sequence ATGAAAACCGAGCTGCAAGACCAGGAAAAGATTATTGTATTAGACTTTGGCAGCCAGTATAACCAGCTGATCACGAGAAGGATCAGGGAATTTGGCGTCTACAGCGAGCTTCATCCACACACCATCACGGCAGCGGAAATCAAGGAAATGAATCCTAAGGGCATCATTTTCTCAGGCGGACCGAACTCTGTCTATGATGAGGGAGCCTTCCGCTGTGATGAAGAGATTTTCGAGCTGGGCTTGCCTATTCTGGGCATCTGCTACGGAATGCAGCTGATGACGATGCATTTCGGCGGCAAGGTCGAGAAAGCTAAGAACCGTGAATATGGAAAAGCTTTGTTGACTCTTCATAACCAGAACAGATTATTTGAAGGAACACCGGGTGAGCAGGTTGTTTGGATGAGCCATGGAGACCTTGTCACTATGTCACCTCCGGGATTCACGGTGGACGGCATCAACCCTTCATGTCCAATTGCGGCAATGAGTGATGAAAGCCGCAAGCTATATGCGGTCCAATTCCATCCGGAAGTACGCCATTCGATTTACGGAAATGACCTTTTGAAAAACTTCGTCTTCAAAGTTTGCGAATGCGAAGGCAACTGGTCGATGGAAAACTTCATCGAAATTGAAATCGAGAAAATCCGCCAGTTGGTCGGTGACAAGAAAGTTCTTTGTGCACTCAGCGGGGGAGTGGATTCCTCGGTGGTCGCAGTACTGATTCACAAAGCGATCGGTGACCAGCTCACTTGCATCTTCGTCGATCACGGTTTATTGCGAAAAGATGAAGCGGAAGGCGTCATGAAAAATTTAGCTGACGGCTTCAATATGAATGTCATTAAAGTCGATGCGAAGGACCGTTTTCTCAGCAAGCTGGAGGGAGTTTCCGACCCTGAGCAGAAGCGTAAAATCATTGGTAATGAGTTCATCTATGTGTTTGACGATGAAGCCGAAAAACTGGAAGGCATTGAGTTCCTGGCACAGGGAACATTGTATACCGATATTATCGAAAGCGGTACGGCGACAGCACAGACAATCAAATCCCACCATAATGTTGGCGGACTTCCTGAAGATATGCAGTTCAAATTGATCGAGCCATTGAATACCTTATTCAAGGATGAAGTCCGTGCGCTTGGCACTGAACTTGGCATGCCTGATGAAATCGTCTGGCGCCAGCCATTCCCGGGACCAGGACTTGGCATTCGTGTGCTTGGAGCGATTTCCGAAGAAAAATTGGAGATTGTTCGTGAATCAGATGCAATCCTCCGCGATGAAATCAAGAAAGCCGGTCTTGATCGTGAAATCTGGCAGTACTTTACTGTCCTGCCTGACATCCGCAGTGTCGGTGTCATGGGAGATGCGAGAACATATGATTACACAATCGGAATCCGTGCGGTAACGTCAATTGATGGAATGACTTCGGATTGGGCCAGGATTCCGTGGGACGTCCTCGAGGTCATCTCAACAAGGATCGTCAATGAAGTAGACCACGTAAACCGAGTTGTCTATGATATTACGAGCAAACCCCCTGCAACGATTGAATGGGAGTAA
- the glcT gene encoding glucose PTS transporter transcription antiterminator GlcT: MDQIVVKKGLNNNVMIADHPAFGEVILIGKGIGFNRKKGDLIEEGQAEKMFVLKDEREQANYIKLLPFVENDLHEAIISSIELIKKRAASQLNEHIHVALTDHLMFAANRIANGLDFKNPFLVETKTLYPTEFRIAQEVVQLLKDKSGIEFPDGEIGFIALHIHSAVMNRNLSDVNKHSQLVTKLVQMIEENLEVEIDKEGIDYTRLVRHIRFAIERVNNGETVEEPEKFATLLKEEYPVCYNLSWKLIKVMQQTLKKQVCDAEAVYLTMHLQRLQKKVK, from the coding sequence ATGGACCAAATTGTAGTGAAAAAAGGGTTGAACAATAATGTCATGATAGCGGACCACCCCGCTTTCGGGGAAGTCATCCTGATCGGCAAAGGAATCGGGTTCAACCGGAAAAAGGGAGATTTGATCGAAGAGGGGCAGGCGGAAAAAATGTTTGTCCTCAAAGATGAAAGAGAGCAGGCAAACTACATTAAGCTATTGCCGTTCGTTGAGAACGATCTGCACGAGGCGATCATATCTTCTATTGAGCTGATCAAAAAGAGAGCAGCTAGCCAATTGAATGAACACATCCATGTCGCGTTGACGGATCACTTGATGTTCGCTGCGAATCGAATTGCAAATGGGTTGGATTTTAAAAATCCATTTTTAGTCGAAACAAAGACTCTGTATCCGACTGAGTTCCGGATAGCCCAAGAAGTTGTTCAGCTTCTTAAGGATAAATCAGGGATTGAATTTCCGGATGGTGAAATAGGTTTCATCGCCCTTCATATTCATAGCGCCGTAATGAATCGAAACTTATCCGATGTGAACAAACACTCGCAGCTTGTGACAAAATTGGTACAAATGATTGAGGAAAACCTGGAAGTCGAAATCGACAAAGAGGGTATTGATTACACCCGGCTTGTGCGCCATATACGTTTCGCGATTGAAAGGGTTAATAATGGCGAAACAGTTGAGGAACCAGAAAAATTTGCAACCCTCTTGAAAGAAGAATATCCAGTGTGCTACAATCTTTCGTGGAAACTCATTAAAGTGATGCAGCAGACCTTGAAAAAACAAGTATGCGATGCTGAAGCCGTCTACCTGACAATGCATTTGCAAAGGCTTCAGAAAAAAGTTAAATAA
- a CDS encoding NCS2 family permease gives MKKYFEFEKLGTNYRREFIGGMTTFLAMAYILIVNPNILTLADVQDLPESLRMDTGAVFVATALAAAVGSIIMGLIGKYPISLAPGMGLNAFFAYTVVLSHGAPWQHALAAVFISSVFFLLLTISGWREKLINAIPVELKHAVGAGIGLFITFIGLKNAGIIVDNPATLVGLGDLTNSNTLLALFGLLITVIMLTRGIHGAVFFGIIISVIVGMIFNLIETPESVVGAVPSVAPTFGAVFSAFGDPSFYTATMLGIILTFLFVDFFDNAGTLVAVANQAGLMKDNKLPRAGRALFADSIASLVGSIFGTSTTTSYIESSAGVASGARSGFASLVTAGFFLLALFFFPLLSVVTSAVTAPALIIVGVLMVSSLGKIEWNRFEIAVPSFLTMIAMPLSSSIATGIAAGFIFYPITMIVKGKSKEVHPIMYLFFVIFVLYFVFLTE, from the coding sequence ATGAAGAAGTATTTTGAGTTTGAGAAGCTTGGCACGAACTATCGCCGCGAATTCATTGGCGGGATGACTACGTTCCTAGCCATGGCGTACATCCTTATCGTGAATCCCAATATCCTTACATTGGCAGACGTACAGGACCTGCCGGAATCATTGAGGATGGATACTGGTGCTGTCTTCGTTGCGACAGCGCTTGCAGCGGCAGTCGGTTCCATCATCATGGGCCTTATTGGTAAATACCCGATCTCCCTTGCTCCGGGAATGGGCTTGAACGCATTCTTCGCTTACACGGTTGTTCTAAGCCATGGAGCACCTTGGCAGCATGCACTTGCAGCAGTCTTCATCTCAAGTGTGTTCTTCCTGCTCTTGACGATTTCAGGCTGGCGGGAAAAATTGATCAATGCCATCCCGGTTGAACTCAAGCACGCAGTCGGAGCCGGTATTGGTTTGTTCATCACTTTCATCGGTTTGAAAAATGCAGGAATCATCGTCGATAATCCAGCAACACTAGTAGGGCTAGGAGATTTGACAAACAGCAATACATTGCTTGCGTTGTTTGGTTTATTGATTACAGTCATCATGCTGACAAGAGGCATTCACGGTGCGGTATTCTTCGGGATCATCATTTCTGTCATTGTCGGAATGATCTTCAACCTTATTGAAACACCTGAAAGTGTAGTCGGTGCAGTACCGAGTGTTGCGCCAACCTTCGGCGCAGTATTCAGCGCTTTTGGTGATCCATCTTTCTATACAGCAACAATGCTCGGAATCATCCTGACATTCCTGTTTGTTGATTTCTTTGATAACGCAGGAACTCTTGTAGCCGTTGCCAACCAGGCTGGGTTGATGAAAGACAACAAGCTGCCGCGCGCGGGCCGTGCGCTTTTCGCTGATTCAATTGCTTCTCTTGTTGGTTCGATCTTCGGTACGTCAACGACGACTTCATATATTGAATCATCCGCTGGTGTAGCATCTGGAGCCAGAAGTGGATTTGCTTCGCTTGTAACGGCTGGATTCTTCCTGTTAGCACTATTCTTTTTCCCGCTGCTCTCAGTCGTTACCTCTGCTGTAACAGCACCAGCATTGATTATCGTTGGAGTCCTGATGGTTTCTTCTCTTGGTAAAATTGAATGGAACCGATTTGAAATCGCCGTTCCATCATTCCTGACAATGATCGCAATGCCGCTGTCATCCAGCATCGCAACAGGGATTGCAGCAGGTTTCATCTTTTACCCAATCACGATGATTGTTAAAGGGAAGTCAAAAGAAGTACATCCGATTATGTATCTGTTCTTTGTGATTTTCGTGCTTTACTTCGTATTTTTAACAGAATAG